Proteins encoded in a region of the Streptomyces sp. PCS3-D2 genome:
- the hrpA gene encoding ATP-dependent RNA helicase HrpA has product MSTSFAALQTLLGEISLRDAHRLGRRLEGARRIRKPEAKQAVLDEIAAEAAKAAERLAGRASRMPEVTYPENLPVSQKKDEIAEAIRDHQVVIVAGETGSGKTTQIPKICMELGRGVRGMIGHTQPRRIAARTVAERIAEELKSEIGQTVGWKVRFTDQVDQDATFVKLMTDGILLAEIQTDRELRAYDTIIIDEAHERSLNIDFLLGYLSQLLPKRPDLKVVITSATIDPERFSRHFGDAPIVEVSGRTFPVEVRYRPLLEEDGEESDRDQITAICDAVDELQAEGPGDILVFLSGEREIRDTADALIKKKLRFTEVLPLYARLSHAEQHRVFQQHTGRRIVLATNVAETSLTVPGIKYVIDPGNARISRYSHRTKVQRLPIERISQASANQRKGRCGRTSDGICIRLYSEDDFSARPEFTDAEILRTNLASVILQMTAAGLGEIEKFPFIDPPDHRNIRDGVQLLQELGALETGEKSSPEGKKGQRLTQLGRKLSQLPVDPRLARMVIEADKNNCVREVMVIAAALSIQDPRERPSDKQTQADQNHARFKDETSDFLSFLNMWRYVREQQKERGSSSFRRMCKQEYLNFLRIREWQDIYSQLRTVAKSMGIHVNEADAPEQVVHVSLLAGLLSHIGLKDTDKNEYLGARSAKFAIFPGSSLFKKQPKFVMSAELVETSRLWARVNAKVEPEWVEPLAQHLVKRTYSEPHWEKDQAAVMAYEKVTLYGVPIVAQRKINYGRIDPEVSRELFIRNALVEGDWRTHHKFYADNRKLLTEVEELENRARRRDIVVDDETLFDFYDQRIPEHVVSGAHFDSWWKHKKRDEPELLDFEREMLLTEKAAGVTKADYPDSWQQGRLKFRVTYQFEPGADADGVTVHIPLQVLNQVTGEGFDWQIPGLREEVVTELIRSLPKPIRRHYVPAPNYAGRFLDTAVPLREPLPVTLARELQRMVGVPVTAEDFDLTRIPDHLKITFRIVDERRRKIAEDKDLEALRLKLKPKARQALSKAAAATAERAGGESVERTGLTDWTIGTLSKVFETRRAGQPVKAYPALVDEGTSVSVRLFDTEAEQQQAMWLGTRRLILLNIPVNPAKFASDHLGNQQKLALSRNPHGSVQALFDDCATAATDRLIADHGGPAWDEAGFRKLYEAVRADLVDTTVRAVNQVQQVLAAWQACERRLKATSSLALVANIQDVRTQLAALVPAGFVTLTGLRRLPDLMRYLVAADRRLQQMPTGVQRDTTRMEKVHEMQDEYAWLLEQLPKGRPVPAAVTDIRWMIEELRVSYFAHALGTAYPISDKRIVKAVDAAAP; this is encoded by the coding sequence ATGTCTACTTCCTTCGCCGCCCTGCAGACGCTTCTCGGTGAGATCTCCCTCCGTGACGCGCACCGCCTCGGCCGCCGCCTCGAAGGCGCCCGCCGCATCCGCAAGCCCGAGGCCAAGCAGGCCGTGCTCGACGAGATCGCCGCGGAGGCCGCGAAGGCCGCCGAGCGACTGGCCGGCCGTGCCTCGCGGATGCCGGAGGTCACGTATCCCGAGAACCTGCCCGTCAGCCAGAAGAAGGACGAGATCGCCGAGGCGATACGCGACCACCAGGTCGTGATCGTCGCGGGCGAGACCGGTTCCGGCAAGACCACGCAGATCCCCAAGATCTGCATGGAGCTCGGCCGCGGCGTCCGGGGGATGATCGGGCACACCCAGCCCCGCCGGATCGCCGCCCGCACCGTCGCGGAACGCATCGCCGAGGAGCTGAAGTCCGAGATCGGGCAGACCGTCGGCTGGAAGGTCCGGTTCACCGACCAGGTGGACCAGGACGCGACCTTCGTGAAGCTGATGACGGACGGCATCCTGCTCGCCGAGATCCAGACCGACCGCGAGCTGCGCGCCTACGACACGATCATCATCGACGAGGCGCACGAGCGGTCCCTGAACATCGACTTCCTGCTGGGCTACCTGTCCCAGCTGCTGCCGAAGCGCCCCGACCTCAAGGTCGTGATCACCTCGGCGACCATCGACCCGGAGCGCTTCTCCCGGCACTTCGGGGACGCCCCGATCGTCGAGGTCAGCGGCCGGACGTTCCCGGTGGAGGTGCGCTACCGCCCGCTCCTGGAGGAGGACGGCGAGGAGAGCGACCGTGACCAGATCACCGCGATCTGCGACGCCGTCGACGAGCTCCAGGCCGAGGGGCCGGGCGACATCCTGGTCTTCCTCTCCGGCGAGCGCGAGATCCGTGACACGGCGGACGCCCTCATCAAGAAGAAGCTGCGCTTCACGGAAGTGCTCCCCCTCTACGCCCGCCTCTCGCACGCCGAGCAGCACCGTGTCTTCCAGCAGCACACGGGCCGCCGGATCGTCCTGGCCACGAACGTCGCCGAGACTTCGCTCACCGTCCCCGGCATCAAGTACGTGATCGACCCGGGCAACGCCCGGATCTCCCGCTACAGCCACCGCACCAAGGTGCAGCGCCTGCCGATCGAGCGGATCTCGCAGGCCAGCGCCAACCAGCGCAAGGGCCGCTGCGGCCGTACCAGCGACGGCATCTGCATCCGGCTGTACTCCGAGGACGACTTCAGCGCCCGGCCCGAGTTCACCGATGCCGAGATCCTGCGGACGAACCTGGCCTCCGTCATCCTCCAGATGACCGCCGCCGGCCTCGGAGAGATCGAGAAGTTCCCCTTCATCGACCCGCCGGACCACCGCAACATCCGCGACGGCGTGCAGCTCCTGCAGGAGCTCGGGGCCCTGGAGACGGGCGAGAAGTCCTCCCCGGAGGGGAAGAAGGGGCAGCGTCTGACGCAGCTGGGCCGCAAGCTGTCCCAGCTGCCCGTCGACCCTCGGCTGGCCCGCATGGTCATCGAGGCGGACAAGAACAACTGCGTCCGCGAGGTCATGGTCATCGCGGCGGCCCTGTCCATCCAGGACCCGCGCGAGCGGCCCTCGGACAAGCAGACCCAGGCCGACCAGAACCACGCCCGTTTCAAGGACGAGACCAGCGACTTCCTCTCGTTCCTGAACATGTGGCGCTACGTCCGGGAGCAGCAGAAGGAGCGCGGCTCCTCCTCCTTCCGCCGGATGTGCAAGCAGGAGTACCTGAACTTCCTGCGGATCCGCGAGTGGCAGGACATCTACTCGCAGCTGCGCACGGTCGCCAAGAGCATGGGCATCCACGTCAACGAGGCGGACGCCCCCGAGCAGGTCGTGCACGTCTCGCTGCTGGCCGGTCTGCTCTCCCACATCGGGCTCAAGGACACCGACAAGAACGAGTACCTCGGTGCCCGCAGCGCGAAGTTCGCGATCTTCCCGGGCTCGTCGCTGTTCAAGAAGCAGCCGAAGTTCGTGATGTCGGCCGAGCTGGTGGAGACCTCGCGGCTGTGGGCCCGGGTGAACGCCAAGGTCGAGCCCGAGTGGGTGGAGCCGCTGGCGCAGCACCTCGTCAAGCGCACCTACAGCGAGCCGCACTGGGAGAAGGACCAGGCGGCCGTGATGGCCTACGAGAAGGTGACGCTCTACGGCGTGCCGATCGTCGCCCAACGGAAGATCAACTACGGCCGGATCGACCCCGAGGTCTCGCGGGAGCTGTTCATCCGCAACGCGCTGGTGGAGGGCGACTGGCGGACCCACCACAAGTTCTACGCCGACAACCGCAAGCTCCTCACCGAGGTGGAGGAGCTGGAGAACCGGGCCCGGCGCCGCGACATCGTGGTGGACGACGAGACCCTCTTCGACTTCTACGACCAGCGGATCCCCGAGCACGTGGTGTCGGGGGCGCACTTCGACTCGTGGTGGAAGCACAAGAAGCGCGACGAGCCGGAACTGCTCGACTTCGAGCGGGAGATGCTGCTCACGGAGAAGGCGGCCGGGGTCACCAAGGCCGACTATCCGGACTCCTGGCAGCAGGGTCGGTTGAAGTTCCGGGTGACCTACCAGTTCGAGCCGGGCGCGGACGCGGACGGCGTGACCGTCCACATCCCGCTCCAGGTGCTGAACCAGGTCACCGGCGAGGGCTTCGACTGGCAGATCCCGGGCCTGCGCGAGGAGGTCGTCACCGAACTGATCCGCTCGCTGCCCAAGCCGATCCGCCGGCACTACGTGCCCGCACCGAACTACGCGGGCCGTTTCCTGGACACGGCCGTGCCGCTGCGGGAGCCGCTGCCGGTGACCCTCGCCCGCGAGCTCCAGCGGATGGTCGGGGTGCCGGTCACGGCCGAGGACTTCGACCTGACGCGGATCCCCGACCACCTGAAGATCACCTTCCGGATCGTCGACGAGCGGCGTCGCAAGATCGCCGAGGACAAGGACCTGGAGGCGCTGCGGCTCAAGCTGAAGCCGAAGGCCCGCCAGGCCCTCTCCAAGGCCGCCGCGGCCACCGCCGAACGGGCGGGCGGGGAGTCGGTGGAACGCACCGGCCTGACCGACTGGACCATCGGCACCCTGAGCAAGGTCTTCGAAACCCGGCGGGCGGGCCAACCGGTGAAGGCCTACCCGGCGCTGGTGGACGAGGGCACGAGCGTCTCCGTACGGCTCTTCGACACCGAGGCCGAGCAGCAGCAGGCGATGTGGCTGGGCACCCGCCGGCTCATCCTGCTGAACATCCCGGTGAACCCGGCGAAGTTCGCCTCGGACCACCTCGGCAACCAGCAGAAGCTGGCCCTCTCCAGGAACCCGCACGGCTCCGTCCAGGCGCTGTTCGACGACTGCGCCACGGCGGCGACCGACCGGCTCATCGCCGACCACGGCGGCCCGGCCTGGGACGAGGCGGGCTTCCGCAAGCTCTACGAGGCCGTCCGCGCGGACCTGGTGGACACGACCGTGCGGGCGGTGAACCAGGTGCAACAGGTCCTGGCCGCCTGGCAGGCCTGTGAGCGGCGCCTGAAGGCCACCTCCAGCCTCGCGCTGGTCGCGAACATCCAGGACGTCAGGACGCAGCTGGCGGCCCTGGTGCCGGCCGGCTTCGTGACGCTCACCGGGCTGCGCAGGCTGCCGGACCTGATGCGCTACCTGGTGGCGGCGGACCGGCGGCTCCAGCAGATGCCCACGGGCGTCCAGCGCGACACCACGCGCATGGAGAAGGTCCACGAGATGCAGGACGAGTACGCCTGGCTGTTGGAGCAGCTGCCGAAGGGACGGCCGGTCCCCGCCGCCGTGACGGACATCCGCTGGATGATCGAGGAGCTGCGTGTCAGCTACTTCGCGCACGCGCTCGGCACGGCGTACCCGATCTCCGACAAGCGGATCGTGAAGGCGGTGGACGCGGCCGCCCCCTGA
- a CDS encoding thioredoxin domain-containing protein, giving the protein MPSSTSAVKPLLISAGVALAAVTLGLVSWQATTPGDRDRDPGTAGSAPAATAPRTDTSAELRALARREDGDKLAVGRADAPVVLIEYSDFKCGYCGKFARDTEPELVKKYVDNGTLRIEWRNFPIFGAESEAAARAAWAAGQQDRFAAFHAAAYAHGSKEKGFAEPRLLELAREAGVPDLDRFAADMAGEQAAAALKEDQEEGYRIGVTSTPSFLVNGQPIAGAQPLGAFAAAIAQAEAAAKQ; this is encoded by the coding sequence ATGCCCTCTTCCACATCCGCCGTGAAGCCCCTGCTGATCTCCGCGGGGGTCGCCCTCGCCGCCGTCACCCTCGGCCTCGTCTCCTGGCAGGCCACCACCCCCGGGGACCGGGACCGGGACCCGGGCACCGCAGGCTCCGCGCCCGCCGCCACCGCGCCGCGCACCGACACGTCCGCCGAGCTCCGGGCCCTGGCCCGCCGGGAGGACGGCGACAAGCTCGCCGTCGGCCGCGCGGACGCGCCCGTCGTGCTCATCGAGTACTCCGACTTCAAGTGCGGCTACTGCGGCAAGTTCGCCCGGGACACCGAGCCCGAGCTGGTGAAGAAGTACGTCGACAACGGCACGCTGCGCATCGAGTGGCGCAACTTCCCGATCTTCGGCGCGGAATCGGAGGCCGCGGCCAGGGCAGCCTGGGCCGCTGGGCAGCAGGACCGGTTCGCCGCCTTCCACGCGGCCGCGTACGCCCACGGTTCCAAGGAGAAGGGCTTCGCCGAGCCGCGGCTGCTGGAGCTGGCCCGCGAGGCCGGGGTCCCCGACCTCGACCGCTTCGCGGCCGACATGGCCGGTGAGCAGGCCGCAGCGGCCCTGAAGGAGGACCAGGAGGAGGGCTACCGCATCGGCGTCACCTCCACCCCGTCCTTCCTGGTCAACGGTCAGCCGATCGCCGGAGCGCAGCCGCTCGGCGCCTTCGCCGCCGCCATCGCGCAGGCCGAGGCGGCGGCGAAGCAGTGA
- a CDS encoding cytochrome c biogenesis CcdA family protein, producing MTDIGYLAALLGGLLALLSPCSALLLPAFFAYSIDSASRLLARTGIFYAGLASTLVPLGAAGSYAGRFFHGHRDELVLAGGWLIIALGAAQILGLGFAPKRISELSGRIRPTTALSVYALGAVYGLAGFCAGPILGSVLTVAAVSGSPVYGGLLLAVYALGMAVPLFVMALLWERFDLGRRRWLRGRTFRAGGRELHTTSLLSGLFFITLGVLFLAYDGASALPGLLDVDDSFAVEQWVRTLADAVPDWALLGPVAVGAAVFGVVQWRRRARAEEARE from the coding sequence GTGACCGACATCGGATACCTGGCCGCCCTGCTGGGCGGCCTCCTCGCGCTGCTCAGTCCGTGCAGCGCGCTGCTCCTGCCCGCCTTCTTCGCGTACTCGATCGACTCCGCCTCACGCCTGCTGGCACGCACCGGCATCTTCTACGCGGGCCTCGCGAGCACCCTCGTACCGCTGGGGGCGGCCGGCTCGTACGCCGGGAGGTTCTTCCACGGCCACCGCGACGAGCTGGTCCTGGCGGGCGGCTGGCTGATCATCGCGCTCGGGGCCGCGCAGATCCTGGGTCTCGGCTTCGCCCCGAAGCGGATCTCCGAGCTGTCCGGGCGGATCCGGCCGACCACCGCCCTGTCCGTGTACGCGCTCGGCGCGGTCTACGGGCTGGCGGGCTTCTGCGCCGGCCCGATCCTGGGCAGTGTCCTGACGGTCGCGGCGGTCAGCGGCAGCCCGGTCTACGGCGGCCTGCTGCTGGCGGTCTACGCGCTGGGGATGGCCGTGCCGCTCTTCGTGATGGCCCTGCTGTGGGAGCGCTTCGACCTGGGCCGGCGGCGCTGGCTGCGGGGCCGTACCTTCCGCGCGGGCGGCCGGGAGCTGCACACCACCTCGCTGCTGTCCGGGCTGTTCTTCATCACCCTGGGCGTGCTGTTCCTCGCCTACGACGGGGCGAGCGCGCTCCCGGGGCTGCTGGACGTGGACGACTCGTTCGCGGTGGAGCAGTGGGTGCGGACGCTGGCGGACGCCGTACCGGACTGGGCTCTGCTCGGGCCGGTCGCCGTCGGCGCGGCGGTCTTCGGCGTGGTGCAGTGGCGCCGCCGGGCGCGGGCGGAGGAGGCGCGGGAGTGA
- a CDS encoding metallopeptidase family protein — translation MLEMTREEFEELVAEALDRIPPELTRLMDNVAVFVEDEPPAGDPELLGLYEGTPLTDRGEWYAGVLPDRITIYRNPTLRMCEDRESVVAETEVTVVHEIAHHFGIDDERLHALGYG, via the coding sequence GTGCTGGAGATGACGCGCGAGGAGTTCGAGGAGCTCGTCGCAGAGGCCCTGGACCGGATCCCGCCGGAGCTGACGCGGCTGATGGACAACGTGGCGGTCTTCGTCGAGGACGAGCCGCCGGCCGGCGATCCGGAGCTGCTGGGGCTCTACGAGGGGACGCCGCTGACGGATCGCGGCGAGTGGTACGCCGGGGTGCTCCCGGACCGGATCACGATCTACCGCAACCCCACGTTGCGGATGTGCGAGGACCGGGAGAGCGTGGTCGCGGAGACGGAGGTCACCGTGGTGCACGAGATCGCCCACCACTTCGGGATCGACGACGAACGACTGCACGCGCTGGGGTACGGGTGA
- a CDS encoding CrcB family protein, with product MSRRGLRPAPVPARGAEAIDPDVDLHVPAQRAEPQGRVLAAVAAGAAVGASARYGISLLWPAVPGAFPWATLWINASGCGLIGVLMVLISEGGRSAPHPLLRPFAGVGVLGGFTTFSTYAMDFSRLLDEGAARSALAYAGLTVVAALGAVWAGASATRLAVRGRGAGREAGPGPDRVVR from the coding sequence GTGAGCCGAAGAGGACTCCGGCCCGCCCCCGTCCCCGCCCGCGGCGCCGAGGCGATCGACCCGGACGTCGACCTGCACGTGCCCGCGCAGCGGGCCGAGCCGCAGGGCCGGGTGCTCGCGGCGGTGGCCGCCGGCGCCGCGGTCGGGGCCTCGGCCCGGTACGGCATCTCGCTGCTCTGGCCCGCCGTGCCCGGAGCGTTCCCGTGGGCGACCCTGTGGATCAACGCCTCCGGGTGCGGGCTGATCGGCGTACTCATGGTGCTGATCAGCGAAGGCGGGCGGTCGGCGCCGCATCCGCTGCTGCGGCCCTTCGCCGGGGTCGGCGTGCTCGGCGGCTTCACCACCTTCTCGACCTACGCGATGGACTTCTCGCGTCTGCTGGACGAGGGGGCGGCGCGCTCCGCGCTGGCCTATGCCGGGCTCACGGTGGTCGCCGCGCTGGGCGCGGTCTGGGCCGGGGCCTCGGCGACCCGGCTCGCCGTCCGGGGCCGGGGCGCGGGCCGGGAGGCGGGTCCCGGGCCGGACCGGGTGGTCCGGTGA
- a CDS encoding CrcB family protein: MNWLFVVAGAVVGAPLRYLTDRAVQQRHDSVFPWGTFVVNAAACLMLGVLAGAALAGAASSGVVLLLGPGLCGALSTYSTFSYETLRLAERGWGFLAAANVAMSVLVGLGAVHLGSQVARQLFA; the protein is encoded by the coding sequence GTGAACTGGCTCTTCGTGGTGGCGGGCGCGGTCGTCGGGGCGCCGCTGCGTTATCTGACGGACCGTGCGGTGCAGCAGCGACACGATTCCGTCTTCCCGTGGGGGACCTTCGTCGTCAACGCGGCCGCCTGCCTGATGCTGGGGGTGCTGGCCGGTGCGGCGCTGGCCGGCGCGGCCTCCTCGGGGGTGGTGCTGCTGCTGGGGCCCGGGCTGTGCGGGGCGCTGAGCACGTACTCGACCTTCTCGTACGAGACGCTGCGGCTGGCCGAACGCGGGTGGGGCTTCCTGGCCGCGGCGAACGTCGCGATGTCGGTGCTGGTCGGGTTGGGCGCGGTGCACCTCGGCTCGCAGGTGGCGCGACAACTGTTCGCCTGA
- a CDS encoding DEAD/DEAH box helicase — MSISSSDRSVMPENDSNELIDAEALVVTEAIEAAEAEGIIEALEADVSGGSFEDSTDDFAADADADAEPTVTFGDLGLPEGIVRKLAQNGVTTPFPIQAATIPDALSGKDILGRGRTGSGKTLSFGLPTLATLAGGHTEKKKPRAIILTPTRELAMQVADALQPYGDVLGLKMKVVCGGTSMSNQIYALERGVDILVATPGRLRDIINRGACSLENVQVAVLDEADQMADLGFLPEVTELLDQIPEGGQRMLFSATMENEIGTLVKRYLSSPVTHEVDSAQGNVTTMTHHVLVVKPKDKAPVTAAIAARKGRTIIFVRTQLGADRIAEQLVEAGVKADALHGGMTQGARTRVLADFKDGYVNALVATDVAARGIHVDGIDLVLNVDPAGDHKDYLHRSGRTARAGKSGVVVSLALPHQRRQIFRLMEDAGVDASRHIVQGAGAFEPEVAEITGARSLTEVQADSANNAAKQAEREVAELTKQLERLTRRAAELREEADRLVARSARERGEDPEAAVAEVAEAAEAEVAAAAAAAAAEIAAQERREENRAQRDDRGNFERRDNRGGDRGGYRRDDRRDDRGDRGGFRRDDRPSGGFRRDDRPSGGFNRDDRGDRGGDRGGFRRDDRPSGGFRRDDRRDDRGDRGGFRRDDRPSGGFRRDDRPSGGFNRDDRGDRGGDRGGFRRDDRPSGGFRRDERRDDRGDRGGDRGGFRRDDRPSGGFRRDDRPSGGFNRDDRGDRGGDRGGFRRDDRPSGGFGRRDDKPRWKRNG; from the coding sequence ATGTCCATTTCCAGTTCTGACCGTTCCGTCATGCCCGAGAACGACTCCAACGAGCTCATCGACGCCGAGGCCCTCGTGGTCACCGAGGCGATCGAGGCCGCTGAGGCCGAGGGAATCATCGAGGCTCTCGAGGCCGACGTGAGCGGCGGGTCCTTCGAGGACTCCACCGACGACTTCGCCGCCGATGCAGACGCTGACGCCGAGCCCACGGTCACCTTCGGCGACCTGGGTCTGCCCGAGGGCATCGTGCGCAAGCTCGCCCAGAACGGTGTCACCACGCCCTTCCCGATCCAGGCCGCGACCATCCCGGACGCCCTGTCCGGCAAGGACATCCTCGGCCGCGGTCGCACCGGTTCCGGCAAGACCCTCTCCTTCGGTCTGCCGACCCTGGCCACCCTGGCCGGCGGCCACACCGAGAAGAAGAAGCCCCGCGCGATCATCCTGACGCCGACCCGTGAGCTCGCGATGCAGGTCGCGGACGCCCTCCAGCCCTACGGCGACGTCCTCGGCCTGAAGATGAAGGTCGTCTGCGGCGGTACCTCCATGAGCAACCAGATCTACGCCCTGGAGCGCGGTGTCGACATCCTCGTCGCCACCCCGGGCCGACTGCGCGACATCATCAACCGCGGCGCCTGCTCCCTGGAGAACGTCCAGGTCGCGGTCCTCGACGAGGCCGACCAGATGGCCGACCTGGGCTTCCTGCCCGAGGTCACCGAGCTGCTCGACCAGATCCCCGAGGGCGGCCAGCGCATGCTCTTCTCCGCCACCATGGAGAACGAGATCGGCACCCTGGTCAAGCGCTACCTGTCCAGCCCGGTCACGCACGAGGTCGACAGCGCCCAGGGCAACGTCACGACCATGACGCACCACGTGCTCGTCGTGAAGCCGAAGGACAAGGCGCCGGTCACGGCCGCGATCGCCGCCCGCAAGGGCCGCACCATCATCTTCGTCCGCACCCAGCTGGGCGCCGACCGCATCGCCGAGCAGCTCGTCGAGGCCGGCGTCAAGGCCGACGCACTGCACGGCGGCATGACGCAGGGCGCCCGTACCCGTGTTCTCGCGGACTTCAAGGACGGCTACGTCAACGCGCTCGTCGCCACCGACGTCGCCGCCCGAGGCATCCACGTCGACGGCATCGACCTGGTCCTGAACGTGGACCCGGCCGGTGACCACAAGGACTACCTGCACCGTTCCGGCCGTACCGCCCGTGCCGGCAAGTCCGGCGTCGTCGTCTCCCTCGCGCTGCCGCACCAGCGCCGCCAGATCTTCCGCCTGATGGAGGACGCGGGCGTCGACGCCTCGCGCCACATCGTCCAGGGCGCCGGCGCCTTCGAGCCGGAGGTCGCCGAGATCACCGGTGCGCGATCGCTGACCGAGGTCCAGGCGGACTCCGCGAACAACGCCGCCAAGCAGGCCGAGCGCGAGGTCGCCGAGCTCACCAAGCAGCTTGAGCGCCTGACCCGCCGGGCCGCCGAGCTCCGCGAGGAGGCCGACCGTCTGGTCGCCCGTTCCGCGCGTGAGCGGGGCGAGGACCCGGAGGCCGCCGTTGCCGAGGTGGCCGAGGCCGCCGAGGCCGAGGTCGCGGCTGCCGCCGCGGCCGCCGCGGCCGAGATCGCCGCGCAGGAGCGCCGCGAGGAGAACCGCGCCCAGCGTGACGACCGCGGCAACTTCGAGCGCCGTGACAACCGCGGTGGCGACCGTGGCGGCTACCGCCGCGACGACCGCCGTGACGACCGTGGTGACCGTGGTGGTTTCCGTCGTGATGACCGTCCGTCGGGTGGTTTCCGTCGTGACGACCGTCCCTCTGGTGGCTTCAACCGTGATGACCGTGGTGACCGCGGTGGCGACCGTGGCGGTTTCCGCCGTGATGACCGTCCGTCGGGTGGTTTCCGTCGTGACGACCGCCGTGATGACCGTGGTGACCGTGGTGGTTTCCGTCGTGATGACCGTCCGTCGGGTGGTTTCCGTCGTGACGACCGTCCCTCTGGTGGCTTCAACCGTGATGACCGTGGTGACCGCGGTGGCGACCGTGGCGGTTTCCGCCGTGATGACCGTCCGTCGGGTGGTTTCCGTCGTGACGAACGCCGTGATGACCGTGGTGACCGCGGTGGTGACCGTGGTGGTTTCCGTCGTGATGACCGTCCGTCGGGTGGTTTCCGTCGTGACGACCGTCCCTCTGGTGGCTTCAACCGTGATGACCGTGGTGACCGCGGTGGCGACCGTGGCGGTTTCCGCCGCGATGACCGCCCCTCCGGCGGCTTCGGCCGCCGCGACGACAAGCCGCGCTGGAAGCGCAACGGCTGA
- a CDS encoding GNAT family N-acetyltransferase: protein MTPVLRTERLLLDPYTPEDEEAFVALFQDTRVSRWMGDGPAAESEDRALFGRVFTKVYAEGLFDVWAVRRDGRLVGHAEIKRTDEVDGHEIIYALAPEAWGSGLGTEIAEAVVAYAFARLGLTEVHATVAAPNTASLALLTRIGFEHVRDVREDDGSTTRVLTRRRERATA from the coding sequence GTGACTCCGGTTCTCCGTACCGAACGCCTGCTGCTCGACCCGTACACCCCCGAGGACGAGGAGGCCTTCGTGGCCCTCTTCCAGGACACCCGGGTCTCCCGGTGGATGGGGGACGGCCCCGCCGCCGAATCCGAGGACCGTGCCCTGTTCGGGCGGGTCTTCACGAAGGTCTATGCCGAGGGCCTCTTCGACGTCTGGGCCGTGCGCAGGGACGGGCGGTTGGTCGGGCACGCCGAGATCAAGCGGACCGACGAGGTCGACGGCCACGAGATCATCTACGCCCTGGCCCCCGAGGCATGGGGATCCGGTCTCGGCACCGAGATCGCGGAGGCGGTCGTCGCGTACGCGTTCGCCCGGCTCGGGCTGACCGAGGTGCATGCCACGGTGGCCGCGCCCAACACCGCCTCCCTGGCCCTGCTGACCCGCATCGGCTTCGAGCACGTCCGCGACGTACGCGAGGACGACGGCTCCACCACCCGTGTCCTGACCCGCAGGCGCGAACGGGCCACCGCCTGA
- a CDS encoding M23 family metallopeptidase — protein sequence MASNSPAPEGIEIQDPPTAGAWGEWNPTEDSVRPVKGKHRVAKQRGGLARSSTVLGVGVIAAVGASGIATAQDRPQVAISVPSLPDLLTGDDERQSGGDSGEDTARGGTAGVTTQQADRGADAGEVLRNRILQQAESQYEAAEAEARAEAERVAREAAAQEAKDKLEAARQAAEEARAEAEAKAAEEAESARKAAEAKAAQERREASAGSWSLPTSAYTLTSHYGVSGSMWSSGHHTGLDFAAPTGTPVKAVGAGKITSAGWSGAYGYRIVLELEDGTEVWYCHLSSMSVTSGPVGAGDTIGRVGATGNVTGPHLHLEVRKGGSTTDPLAWLESKGLNV from the coding sequence GTGGCCTCCAACTCGCCCGCTCCTGAAGGCATCGAGATCCAGGATCCGCCCACCGCGGGTGCCTGGGGCGAGTGGAACCCCACCGAGGACTCGGTCCGTCCGGTGAAGGGCAAGCACCGCGTCGCCAAGCAGCGCGGGGGACTCGCCCGCAGCTCCACCGTGCTCGGTGTCGGTGTCATCGCGGCCGTCGGTGCCAGCGGCATCGCCACCGCTCAGGACCGGCCTCAGGTCGCCATATCCGTGCCCTCCCTCCCCGACCTGCTGACCGGCGACGACGAGCGCCAGAGCGGCGGAGATTCCGGCGAGGACACCGCACGCGGTGGGACGGCGGGGGTCACCACCCAGCAGGCCGACCGCGGCGCGGACGCCGGCGAGGTACTGCGCAACCGCATCCTCCAGCAGGCCGAGTCGCAGTACGAGGCCGCCGAGGCCGAGGCGCGCGCGGAAGCCGAGCGCGTCGCCCGGGAAGCGGCGGCCCAGGAGGCCAAGGACAAGCTGGAGGCGGCCCGTCAGGCGGCCGAGGAGGCCAGGGCCGAGGCCGAGGCGAAGGCCGCGGAGGAGGCCGAGTCCGCGAGGAAGGCCGCCGAGGCGAAGGCCGCGCAGGAGCGCCGCGAGGCCTCGGCCGGGAGCTGGTCCCTGCCCACCTCCGCCTACACCCTCACCTCGCACTACGGAGTCTCCGGCTCCATGTGGTCCTCCGGCCACCACACCGGCCTCGACTTCGCGGCTCCCACCGGTACGCCCGTCAAGGCGGTCGGTGCCGGGAAGATCACCTCGGCCGGCTGGTCCGGGGCGTACGGATACCGGATCGTGCTGGAGCTCGAAGACGGTACGGAGGTCTGGTACTGCCATCTCTCCTCGATGTCGGTGACCTCGGGCCCGGTCGGCGCCGGAGACACCATCGGCCGGGTCGGGGCCACCGGAAACGTCACCGGACCCCATCTCCACCTGGAAGTACGCAAGGGCGGATCGACGACGGACCCGCTGGCCTGGCTGGAGTCCAAGGGCCTGAACGTCTGA